The segment AGCTGGATCGTCTCATGTGGAGTCGCACTGTGGAAAATATTGCAACTGCCACCACAACCATCACTTCTCTCTCACAGCTGCTGGACCAGATAGGAAACATTGTCATCAACGATAATATTGCTCAGCAGGTAGGATGTAGACACTTGAGCATTCAAAAGTATGCTGCAGTTTTTTATATTTGGTTGCACAGATTATCAAAAAATAACCTGAACACGTCTTTCTTCAAATTGGAGAAAATGATGTCTAACTATGAATTCAGACATTAAACATTTAAGACATTAAAACACTCGAGAGTTGCATACCTACATAAAGGTATTCCTACATTTCGCAGGAATGTGCATTCCATTTTGTGTGAACATTAGGAAATCTACTATGAaatggttttgtgtttgtgttactcAGATTTGCTTCATGCTTTTTGAAGTAACTGTACCAGATTCCTTGATGTTGGATGCCCATTCTCAGCATTTAAGATCATGTGTTCATCATCAGTAACGTATGAATTATATTTATAGGATTTTTCAGAATGGTGAATCCAGATCTATCTTTTGTCTCCATAAACCTTCTTATTGCTCTGATATATGAATCCCATCTGTAACTGCACTGTGACTTCATACAGCATCCTCCAAACCATCAAAATATCCTAAATCCAGACCATGATACGATTGCAGAAAGTAGAGGGATTATGTTATCatgattatatatttatttttactgattattattatctttaaaaACTCTATTCACATTTGGAGAAATCTCTGAAGTGATCTGACTTGCTTAGTGACTCAAATACCGTAGGTCACTATTTCTGGTCAGTGGTAACTGGTTCCCCTGGTTTGAGAAACTGTTGAGCAATCAGCTGTAAGAAAGCATAGGTATGTCATCTTCGTCCTACCTACCTAACTACCTACATAAAACAGTCAACATAAATATTTCTAAGTGTGAATGAGTGATGCAGCTGTAGAAACTAGCCACTTATAGTATCCCTTAATTCaacattattgttttttttttaatgaaaatgggGACTTGATATCTTTTAGTACTGATTGTCAGAGGGACTTTGAGGTTCACAGTCGGCTATGTAAGCCTCCCAAATATTCTTTGatcaaaatgaaacatctttttAACTTGTTATTGCTATTGCTGTCACTCAGGTGTCCAGCGCCGTCACTGCTCTGCAGCTGGCTGTTGCAGAGTTGGAAGCTGGGAACCTCATCTTTGCTCTGCAGTACAGTAAAGAGGCCATCTCAGCATCAGAGAGAGCATTTTTTGATCCTtcacttcttcacctcctctatTTTCCTGATGACCAGAAGTTTGCGATATACATACCACTCTTCCTGCCCATGTGTGTGCCTATTCTGCAATCACTGTACAAAATCATGTCTGATCTCAGACAAAGACGCAGAGAAAAGCAAGCCAAGAAGGACTGAGATACTTGAAAAGGATTTGTTGAGCAAAGGCATCAAGACTTAAAATTTAGTGGCCTTCAGATTTGGGTTCCAACATAAGCATGAAGAAGGACTCAGGTGGGGGTTGATGTTAACAAATTtttgatttgtgatttttatttttttctattggtAAGTTTCTAATGAATGGTTGCTTTGACAGTTTGACACTGCATACTGAAGGTATTGAATTGTACTTGTATATGTGCAAAAGGTTAATATTGAATTCCACTTTATTTATTAAGGTTAATTAATTAAGTAAAGTAACTCCTCTTTGTTCGGTCAATTTTTCCATGAACTTGTTTATAGAATGTTTTTTCAAGTTAACCATAACAAGGCTTGTTGTTGACATTTCAAATAATGggttgacaaaaataaaattacacaaGATCTACATAATACATTTTTCTGAAACAGTAGTCACCTGAATTGCTTAATACattgattttgaaaagaaatgaaCTGATGTGTGTTTCACTGATGTAGTTGAGATGCATATCTTTATCCTGTGCCTCCTGTCCTCAACCAATAAGTAACATGGCTTGAACAACTGTAGTCAAGTTCCTATTTGAGTTCAATGTGAAAAGGGTTAAATAACGAGCATGATtgacttttgttgttttcagtcacatcacacttttttttaattaaagacagCAATTACCAAGCGGTACTGTATGATTGTTAAAATGTCGATTTTTGTTGATGAAGGGAGGATGTGAATAAAAGCTGTCGGGACAGATACTAAATTAGCTTTAAGGAGAAATATATCTgtgtttatagttttttttaaagaatgaactTGGTCAATTGGACAAACGTGTTCGGTGTCGGTTGTAGTTCGTCCTCCGGGTCGACAGGTGGCGTCCAACACTGCATCGAAACTGGCGGTTACGCCGCGCTGTTGAAGGAAGGGTTTCATCGGAGGTTTGGCTGCATGGCCGCGGCTTGGAACTTTTGCTTGTGCTACTGACTGTTTATACATCGACTGATTTCAGCTTCTTAGGCTGTCGCTAAAATATTTAACGTGTTATTATCCGATCTAACGTACATCGAACTACGTTTCATATTGCGTTTGACTTTACGGGATCGTTTTTCCGCTTTGCTAAGTTCCCCAACTATTTATGTTAGCTAGTTTTATGCTAACATGTCTGGCGGAGGTGTAATTCGAGGACCGGCGGGGAGCAACGACTGTCGGATATACGTGGGAAATCTCCCTCCTGATATCCGTTCAAAGGACATTGAAGATTTGTTTTACAAATATGGAGCAATTCGTGATATCGATCTGAAAAACCGAAGAGGAGGACCGCCGTTTGCCTTCGTGCAGTTCGAAGACCCGAGGTGAGCCGCGCTGCTCCGCCATGTCTGAGCGCGGCGCCTATTGTTGCGCCCAAACACGAGTCACAGTAAATTCACCCGATCGCTTGTTAAAAGTAGTGTTTAGTGCAGTATTTTAAATAACTTCCGCGACCTGCAGTAAATAACATCTTCATTTGGGCAGCTGGCTGCACCACAGTGATCGTTACAACATGTGCACACAGAAAAAAGCGGTTGATGGcatgaaatataaatgcaaGGACTGAGCGCTATTTTGGCTTATAACTAcctttagtttatttttatccaGTTTTGATTTTCAAGCATATAATGCCAGCATAGCTCCCAATCTAAGCTTTAATGTATTTATGCAGAGTGCatgcatatattatatatctGTTTAGTTGTCATGATTCATTTTATCTCAGAATAGGGGCTTAAATGTTTCTTGCCCGAGGTTTCTTTTGTCTATGATCTAATTTAGTTTTTGTCAGTGTCAGCCTGTATTTGTAAGAAAACATGTTGCGGCCAAATCAAATAAGTTTTCTTAATGTCTGGATGTTTTAACTTTTGAATTTCCCAGGGATTCTGAGGATGCCGTTTATGGGCGCGATGGCTATGACTACGATGGCTACCGCCTGCGGGTGGAGTTTCCTCGAGGAGGGcggggaggtggaggtggaggtggaggaggaatggGACCCCCGAGGGCCAGGCATGGTCCCCCCTCCAGACGTTCAGAGTACAGGGTTCTTGTGTCAGGTGAGTGAAACGTTTCTCTTGCAGGTTGGCCTGATGTCTTCACCTAAACGAATGACCGTGTGAGTTTAACACCACTTTGTCCTCTTAGGTCTCCCTTCCAGTGGAAGCTGGCAGGACCTGAAGGATCATATGCGAGAGGCAGGTGATGTATGTTATGCTGATGTGTACCGTGATGGCACCGGAGTGGTGGAGTTTGTTCGCAAGGAAGACATGAGCTACGCTGTCCGTAAATTGGATAATACCAAGTTTCGCTCTCATGAGGTAGGGTAACATCCTCAGGCTAACTTAATACGTTGGATATGGATACGTTGGATATGGATACTTAATATGTTGGAACTGCAAAGTTTTCTCAAATGAAGAAAGCGGAATTGTGCATGAACATGTAAGTAACTGCTGGTGTAATGTTTGAGTGGTTGCGTAATTTTTGCCTTTTGTCCCGATTAGAGCACTGCAATATGTGTTATTATGATGGTGATGGcttacaaaaaataattttagcaAAGCCATCTGTTGTCTACAAGCATTAAACACCTATAGAATACACTGGGCTTTTCTGTTagcattttaaaataagtaaaagatAAAAGTTTTTACAACTAGTCATATTGATTTTGAATGTTCACATCACATAAGGtaagaaatatttcacaaacTTGTTCTTTCACAATCAGCAGTCATGTTTTGTGGAGAATCTGCTCCAAGCAAATGTCTTTCTCCAACCTGAGTCCAGTGTGGCGACTTGCAAGTGACAATTAATGCTCAATtccgtgtgcatgtgtgtttaggGAGAGACCGCCTTCATTAGTGTGAAAACGGATGGTGCTCGCAGCCCCAGCTACGATCGTTCCCGCTCTCGGAGCCGCAGCCGAAGCAAGAGCAGATCCCGCAGCTACTCTCCTCATCGCAGCAAAGGCTCTCCTCGTTACTCGCCCCGGCGCTCCCGCTCTCGCACCTAGAGTCAGCTTGACTAAAGCATCGGTGTGCCACAGAGCCAGAGAAGAAATCTTCACATAACTCAACAAATCTGTAAACACACCACAGATGATCTTTTGTGTTGCTTGTTTATGCTGTCTTAGCGTGTTACCTATTCCCTCACTTTCTGttgttgcagtttttttttaagccagTGAGATGAGTAGTCTGTTTATGGCCCTAAGTCACAATGTTCTACTTCCAGTTTCTCTTTCTCATCACCGGTTTTTCTGCCAACcctctctttcctttctctATACTTTCTGTCTGCTGATCGTCCCTTGTATTCTTGGTTTTGTTGCATTGGGTAAGATTTTACTTCTTAAGCATGTGCTGCTGTCCTTTTACCCTCTTGTGTTGTCTGTCTGTAGAATTCAGAGGAACAGAATAGGATGGGAAGAGTGCACACAGTTCATGTTAAGataaacaggaggaggaggagtcataTATGGCAGCAATGGTATGATGGCTGTGCCTTGTTAACTGTGACATCTGAATTGTATGAGGCTATTTTcattcagttgttgttttttacacacTCTTCACCCCGTTGAATGTTTTCAGTTATGACAACAAGTTTTGTATACCACCCAAagcttgttgtttgttgttttgcttttgcTGTTCATTTAATATCCAAATCTTTTGTTGAACTGATTAAAAATTATGTGAACTCTCATAGATACCTATATTGACAATTTTAGCGTCCAAATTAATTGCTAGgttactttttgtatttttttgggattgattttttttttcttcaagtttTGATTCTAACTTACCTCCCTTCTCTTTGGTTCTGCTGGTATTCTGAAGGTTTGGACTGGGCTCATTGTCTCTCCATTCCGGTGCTGGATCAGATCAGGATTAAGATTAGGCTTCAGGATGGATACATGGAGCAGGAGCATTTTACCGGGAGAGGATCCAGAGGATCTCTTACCACCTAACTCCATCAAACCGGAATCACTGTAGTGAAATATATAAACTAAATTGGCAGTTAAataatccaaatatttttttatagatTTTGTGTGGGACCTcaaagacacattttttttgagCAAATTACTTCAATCGattatttttcagcttttttaaGTGTTAAATGAAGAGCGAAGCTGGGCTCTAAACCATGAGGAGGGCTGGGAGGTGCAGGATGGATCCACCATCGTAAGGAGAGTGGTAAATAGTGAGCATCATGCATTAGcagtggaggagggatggaaatGGGAGAACTGGGAGGCGACAAGGAAATGTGACTTTAATGTGGTTTGTATCTTTTTCCTAGTTCAGT is part of the Antennarius striatus isolate MH-2024 chromosome 13, ASM4005453v1, whole genome shotgun sequence genome and harbors:
- the srsf1b gene encoding serine/arginine-rich splicing factor 1B gives rise to the protein MSGGGVIRGPAGSNDCRIYVGNLPPDIRSKDIEDLFYKYGAIRDIDLKNRRGGPPFAFVQFEDPRDSEDAVYGRDGYDYDGYRLRVEFPRGGRGGGGGGGGGMGPPRARHGPPSRRSEYRVLVSGLPSSGSWQDLKDHMREAGDVCYADVYRDGTGVVEFVRKEDMSYAVRKLDNTKFRSHEGETAFISVKTDGARSPSYDRSRSRSRSRSKSRSRSYSPHRSKGSPRYSPRRSRSRT